The following proteins come from a genomic window of Ammospiza nelsoni isolate bAmmNel1 chromosome 6, bAmmNel1.pri, whole genome shotgun sequence:
- the TBPL2 gene encoding TATA box-binding protein-like 2 gives MEGVSPLERYLESCSGQDDFSTSPHLFTPMSPYDLELPIQASSQLSESKELHTDFSSVDLSFLPDVTQDNKEQSLSEDGQETQKELDGSLPSKEDSGVFMDESSLSHPGAAEPSPEVPGMCPPLTPMTPITPATSASESSGIVPQLQNIVSTVNLACKLDLKNIALHARNAEYNPKRFAAVIMRIRQPRTTALIFSSGKMVCTGAKSEEQSRLAARKYARVVQKLGFPAKFLDFKIQNMVGSCDVRFPIRLESLVLTHQQFSSYEPELFPGLVYRMVKPRIVLLIFVSGKVVLTGAKDRSEIYEAFENIYPILRGFKKPS, from the exons GATGACTTCTCCACTAGTCCTCATCTGTTCACTCCTATGAGCCCTTATGATTTAGAACTTCCAATTCAAGCATCTTCCCAGTTAAGTGAGTCCAAGGAGCTCCACACAGACTTCTCCTCCGTGGACCTCAGCTTTCTCCCAGATGTCACGCAAGACAACAAAGAACAAAGCCTCTCTGAGGATGGTCAGGAAACCCAAAAAGAGCTTGATGGGTCACTCCCAAGTAAGGAGGACAGCGGTGTTTTCATGGATGAGAGCAGCTTGTCAcatccaggtgcagctgagccatcTCCTGAAGTTCCTGGCATGTGTCCTCCCCTGACTCCGATGACTCCGATCACCCCGGCAACATCTGCCTCAGAAAGTTCTGGAATAGTCCCCCAGCTGCA GAATATTGTGTCAACTGTAAACTTGGCTTGTAAACTGGATCTGAAGAACATAGCTCTGCATGCCAGAAATGCAGAGTATAACCCAAAG AGGTTTGCTGCTGTCATCATGAGAATCAGGCAACCACGAACAACAGCCCTCATCTTCAGTTCAGGAAAAATGGTCTGCACAGGAGcaaaaag TGAAGAGCAGTCGAGGCTGGCAGCCAGGAAATACGCAAGGGTGGTGCAGAAGCTCGGCTTCCCTGCCAAGTTCTTGGACTTCAAGATCCAGAATATGGTGGGGAGCTGTGATGTGAGGTTCCCCATCCGCCTGGAGAGCCTGGTTCTCACCCACCAGCAGTTCAGCAG CTATGAACCTGAACTATTCCCTGGCCTGGTTTATAGGATGGTCAAACCAAGGATAGTGCTGCTGATCTTTGTGTCTGGGAAAGTTGTACTGACTG GAGCAAAAGACCGTTCTGAAATCTATGAAGCATTTGAGAACATCTACCCCATTTTAAGAGGCTTCAAGAAACCATCGTga
- the ATG14 gene encoding beclin 1-associated autophagy-related key regulator, which translates to MAAPSGRRPQPAGPGGGSAAGPGALRGAEEDAEGLYVAVERCPLCNTTRRRLTCAKCVQSGDFVFFDGRDSERFSDKKERLMHLKTKQREFQKHVLKAMEGKEITDQLRWKIMSCKMRIEQLKQTICKENDEMTRHTEGLLRIKEENQKHYRRAQRHQEKKEKIQKHNRKLGDLVEKKSYELKTQYEHLANLRRAHILELTSVIFPMEEVKTSMRDPADVSSESDNAMTSSTVSKLAEARRTTYLSGRWVCDDHNGDTSISITGPWIILPNNGDYSAYYSWVEEKKTTQGPDMEHNNPAHTISAALCYATQLVNTLSLILDVNLPKKLCNSEFCGENLSRHRFTRAVKKLNANILHLCFSQHVNLDLLHPLHTLRNLMYLVSPDTENLGRSGPFEISADLEDSMEFVEPSAAGETDESGDERVSDEETDLGTDWENLPSPRFCDIPSQQVEMLQSQSTQVSQPIASSSAGGMISSAAASVTSWLKAYTGHR; encoded by the exons ATGGCGGCTCCCAGCGGCCGCCGGCCGCagcccgcggggccgggcgggggcagcgccgccgggcccggggctctGCGCGGCGCCGAGGAGGACGCCGAGGGTCTCTACGTGGCGGTGGAGCGGTGCCCGCTCTGCAACACCACGCGCCGCCGCCTCACCTGCGCCAAGTGCGTGCAGAGCGGCGACTTCGTCTTCTTCGACGGGCGCGACTCCGAGAG GTTTTCAGACAAGAAAGAAAGGCTGATGCATCTTAAAACCAAACAGAGAGAATTCCAAAAACA tgTTTTGAAGGCCatggaagggaaagaaataacTGATCAGCTG AGATGGAAAATAATGTCTTGCAAGATGAGGATTGAGCAGCTGAAACAGACCATTTGCAAGGAAAATGATGAAATGACAAGAC aCACAGAGGGGCTGCTGAGGATTAAAGAGGAGAACCAGAAGCATTATCGCAGGGCTCAGAGGCAccaggagaagaaggagaagatcCAGAAGCACAACAGGAAGCTGGGAGACCTGGTGGAGAAGAAATCCTACGAGCTGAAAACGCAGTACGAGCACCTGGCCAACCTGCGGCGCGCGCACATCCTGGAGCTGACCTCGGTCATCTTCCCCATGGAGGAGGTGAAGACAAGCATGAG GGACCCAGCAGACGTGTCCTCAGAGAGTGACAATGCCATGACCTCCAGCACTGTGAGCAAGCTGGCGGAGGCACGCAGAACCACATACCTGTCGGGGAGGTGGGTGTGCGACGACCACAACGGGGACACCAGCATCAGCATCACGGGGCCCTGGATCATCCTCCCCAACAACGGCGACTACTCTGCTTACTACAGCTGGGTGGAGGAGAAGAAGACTACACAGGGACCTG ataTGGAACATAATAACCCTGCTCATACTATCAGTGCAGCATTGTGCTATGCAACTCAGCTTGTTAACACTTTGTCTCTCATACTTGATGTAAATCTTCCCAAGAAGCTCTGCAACAG TGAATTCTGTGGAGAGAATCTCAGCAGACACAGGTTCACACGGGCAGTGAAAAAGCTGAATGCTAACATCCTTcacctctgcttctctcag CATGTAAATTTAGATCTGTTGCACCCCCTGCATACCCTCAGGAACCTTATGTACCTGGTCAGCCCAGACACCGAGAACTTGGGCAg GTCCGGCCCCTTTGAAATCAGCGCCGACCTGGAGGACTCCATGGAGTTTGTGGAGCCGAGCGCGGCGGGCGAGACGGACGAGAGCGGCGACGAGCGCGTGAGCGACGAGGAGACGGACCTGGGCACGGACTGGGAGaacctgcccagccccaggttCTGTGACATCCCCTCCCAGCAGGTGGAgatgctgcagagccagagcacgCAGGTGTCGCAGCCCATCGCCAGCAGCAGCGCGGGCGGCATGATCTCGTCGGCCGCCGCCTCGGTCACCTCATGGCTCAAGGCCTACACCGGGCACCGCTag
- the FBXO34 gene encoding F-box only protein 34 has translation MKSSCRAGLHREPLNSTSSTFHQVKRVSGMHLKPYLKLQKKERSPEISQDSLRGHQGPAQGEKFTNCTKLSVFPKPSLVAPSQKLLGIIYPNTMCNMNGKGPADAPSAREKKNTLSATIHQGEEGEGPLDVWAVVKPGNTKEKIAFFAAQQCSSSTRTGSMKIKSTWDIDGRTAKRRKKSVDLKKAKIQLERMREANSRCSQAEPFACGIEHCSVHSGGDGAEGAFPGRSLSVIEMVAFLEQRASALLVDCAKSCTGTRLSPQPRAAVPGPEPPSPGGPCEAEAQGEPVRVLDMVARLESECLRRQSEAGSLSRNNSFRRNVGRVLLASSTQPEGDLGKGGPPQGQAGVAGDGYGGRCGDTELWDGGASAPQPFPSGLDTRVGNVSSGLAQAVLAMTAGRSDTDTRMEPPRALLAPCPAAARLPPEPLQSKSATVDCTSKEPGIFPKHPARKEPLCISISVSKTEEGCRKEKLSGSGEDSLPGRLFFLQGEQPAAQEQQPRREGPQEKPGEVAQNEDEDALASGRSCVSSSVPKEPSAPSAPATEGALQVLDASCLKRQVSHDFLETRFKIQQLLEPQQYMAFLPHHIIVKIFGLLPTRSLVALKCTCYYFKFIIEYYNIRPADSRWVRDPRYREDPCKQCKKKYVKGDVSLCRWHPKPYCQALPYGPGYWMCCHRSQKGIPGCKLGLHDNHWVPACHSFNRAIHKKTRGAGAEVEEEY, from the exons ATGAAgagttcctgcagagctggcctCCACAGGGAACCGCTGAATTCCACATCCTCCACCTTCCATCAGGTCAAACG GGTTTCTGGTATGCACTTAAAGCCATATCTCAAGTTACAGAAGAAAGAGCGATCCCCAGAAATAAGCCAGGATTCCCTTCGAGGCCACCAGGGACCAGCACAAGGAGAAAAATTCACCAACTGCACCAAACTGAGCGTTTTCCCAAAACCCTCCCTGGTGGCTCCATCTCAGAAGCTTCTGGGGATTATTTATCCAAATACTATGTGCAATATGAACGGGAAGGGCCCGGCGGACGCTCCGAGTGCGAGGGAGAAGAAGAACACCCTGTCTGCCACGATCCACCAGGGAGAAGAAGGGGAGGGACCTCTGGATGTGTGGGCTGTGGTGAAACCTGGCAACACCAAGGAGAAAATCGCCTTCTTtgcagcccagcagtgcagcagcagcacccgcACGGGCTCCATGAAAATCAAGAGCACGTGGGACATCGACGGGAGGACGGCCAAACGCAGGAAAAAATCAGTGGAtcttaaaaaagccaaaatccaACTGGAAAGAATGAGGGAGGCCAACTCCAGGTGCTCCCAGGCGGAGCCGTTCGCCTGCGGCATCGAGCACTGCTCGGTGCACTCGGGCGGCGACGGCGCCGAGGGCGCCTTCCCGGGCCGCTCGCTGTCCGTCATCGAGATGGTGGCGTTCCTGGAGCAGCGGGCCAGCGCCCTGCTGGTGGACTGTGCCAAGAGCTGCACGGgcaccaggctgagcccccagcccagggccgccgtgcccggccccgagcccccgTCCCCGGGCGGGCCGTGCGAGGCGGAGGCGCAGGGCGAGCCCGTGCGCGTGCTGGACATGGTGGCCAGGCTGGAGTCCGAGTGCCTGCGGCGGCAGAGCGAGGCCGGGAGCCTCTCCCGCAACAACAGCTTCCGCAGGAACGTGGGCAGGGtgctcctggccagcagcacccagcccgAGGGGGACCTGGGCAAGGGCGGCCCgccccagggacaggcaggggtggcaggggaTGGCTACGGGGGTCGCTGTGGTGACACCGAGCTGTGGGATGGCGGCGCCTCTGCCCCGCAGCCGTTTCCTTCGGGGCTGGATACCCGGGTGGGGAATGTGAGTTCGGGACTTGCCCAGGCGGTGTTGGCCATGACAGCTGGCAGGAGTGACACTGACACGCGGATGGAGccccccagggccctgctggccccGTGTCCcgctgctgccaggctgccacCGGAGCCCCTGCAGAGCAAGAGCGCCACTGTTGATTGTACGTCGAAGGAGCCTGGGATTTTCCCAAAGCATCCTGCTAGGAAGGAGCCCTTGTGCATCAGTATATCGGTCAGCAAGACAGAGGAAGGGTGCAGGAAGGAGAAGCTCTCTGGTTCTGGTGAGGATTCACTCCCAGGGAGGCTGTTTTTCCTCCAGGGTGAGCAGCctgctgctcaggagcagcagccacggCGGGAGGGTCCCCAGGAGAAGCCAGGGGAAGTAGCCCAAAACGAGGATGAGGATGCTCTGGCATCTGGTAGATcgtgtgtcagcagcagtgtcCCTAAAGAGCCATCAGCCCCTTCTGCCCCTGCCACAGAAGGAGCTTTGCAAGTACTTGATGCCTCCTGCCTAAAGCGGCAGGTTTCTCATGACTTTCTGGAGACCAGGTTTAAAATCCAGCAGCTTTTGGAGCCTCAGCAGTACATGGCCTTCTTGCCTCACCACATCATCGTGAAGATCTTTGGGTTGCTTCCCACCAGGAGCCTGGTTGCCCTGAAATGCACTTGCTACTACTTCAAGTTCATCATTGAGTACTACAACATCAGGCCGGCCGACTCGCGCTGGGTGCGCGACCCTCGCTACCGGGAGGATCCCTGCAAGCAGTGCAAGAAGAAATACGTCAAGGGGGACgtgtccctgtgcaggtggCACCCCAAGCCCTactgccaggctctgccctaCGGGCCTGGCTACTGGATGTGCTGCCACCGCTCCCAGAAGGGCATCCCTGGCTGCAAGCTGGGCCTCCATGACAATCACTGGGTCCCCGCCTGCCACAGCTTTAACCGCGCCATCCACAAGAAAACccgaggagctggagcagaggtggAAGAGGAATATTAG